The genomic stretch TTGTGGAACAATAATTGAAGTAAAAATAAGAGACTCAAATGGCGCGAAGCTAATCGGAAGTGATAGAAATCCAAAAAGTTCCAACTTTGAAGAAGGTTGCTTCATAGATAGAATTGTCATCCACCCAAAAACAACACAAGAATATCCAACAGCTGTCACTCTCCGAAAATACTCAATCTTAAATCTTTGAATTAGTATATGGTACATTCCCAAAACTAACACACCTGATAATATAACCAAGACCAACGTATACTGAAGATAATATTCCACACCAAGGCCAACATGCCCCAACTGTTCCACTACCCCCAGACTCCAAAGTGCACTCATATTAAAAACAAGATGAAGAATACTTATATGGGAGAAAGCCGAAGTTATTATCCTCCAATGGTGCCCTTCAATGGCGGTTTCATAACTCAAACCCACATGTGAATACCCAATGCTTTTCTTCTGTATGTAAAACCATATTGCACAACATATTCCTATAATACAACTTGTGGCCGGCTTTTCCAAAATCTCATAGAACAAAGGCTTCCCCATCTCTAACACCCCCTTTTACTTTCTCTCTTCTATCTCCAGAATGTTTCAAACTAAATCCCCACAAGAATAATCAAACATGGTAAGCAGCTTCTTCAAAGCCCCCAAAATAAAGGGGTTTTAAAACCTTAGTAATCCATCAAAAGAATGTGAAACCCATCTCAGAATTCATCGATTAAAGAAACTCAGATCATAAAAACCCACCCCAAAAAAGTGAACATATATCACAGCCCACTATTCCAATTGACACAAAGAACCAATCTGAGTGCTTCTTGAAAATCAATCCAAGAACTTATCTCTCTCAATGAATCTACAAGAAGGTGCAGAAAATTTTTAcgcacaacaaagaaaaaagcctAATTATAGGATTCTTCAGATTGTTTTCCCcacttttgataaaataaacaaatgtatGAAAGAAATGGAGCTTACCGAATCTGTGAGCGAGGAGATTCGGAGTGAGTGGGACTGAGCTCGGTGCGAGAGAGAGGAGATTCGGAGTGGGTCTTTCTCGTGTGAGATCAGTGAGGGGTTTTGGGGCTTTGTGGTGGTGCGAGAGCGAGTTCTGTGCGTCTTTCTCGTGTGTTGGGGGTGGGGAACAGAATATAAGAGGGAAAGAGCCGGCCGGCCTATCTAGTCTAATGGAGCCCGATCCAAACCCGGACTTGACCCATATCTAATCCGatccaacaaaatatatatatatatatatatataacattccATATAAGTTTTGTATTACttttagggaaattatatataaaatccttaggtaaacgcgcctttattaaaaactccctgagttttttttttcggaaatttagtcattgggtcactcgaaactactagaaacttcataccgttaatttttggtaaccgccgttatttgaatgaaacgaaccgtttcacttaaATCCACCTAAGTggaatttttgtatcctacgtgttcacattggacacgtaggatataaaactcaccgttttggaccatccaaaacggtgagttttatataacttgagggcttcttttttg from Corylus avellana chromosome ca1, CavTom2PMs-1.0 encodes the following:
- the LOC132188005 gene encoding RHOMBOID-like protein 13, giving the protein MGKPLFYEILEKPATSCIIGICCAIWFYIQKKSIGYSHVGLSYETAIEGHHWRIITSAFSHISILHLVFNMSALWSLGVVEQLGHVGLGVEYYLQYTLVLVILSGVLVLGMYHILIQRFKIEYFRRVTAVGYSCVVFGWMTILSMKQPSSKLELFGFLSLPISFAPFESLIFTSIIVPQASFLGHLSGIIVGYAIAWGLIHGMNNYWAVSMLGWIVLVFVFSLKRSSAYDFNFLEIESVTDPSLPSVRFLASGNGRTLQMSALPVGDVELV